One part of the Sphingobacterium sp. LZ7M1 genome encodes these proteins:
- a CDS encoding NADPH-dependent FMN reductase yields the protein MTNKKIGVFVGSLRKESFNKKIANYLVSNPPAGLELEILEIGQLPYYNEDLDQGNPPKEYVDFRKAVSELDAVLFVTPEYNRGVSAVLKNAIDVASRPYGKNVWNGKPGGVISSSIGAIGGFGANHHLRQSLVFINVPTMAQPEAYIGNVAANFDEQGKLVNKDCQKFLDSFMAAYKEWIEKFLK from the coding sequence ATGACAAATAAAAAAATAGGTGTTTTTGTAGGAAGTTTGAGAAAAGAGTCTTTCAATAAGAAAATCGCTAACTATCTGGTTTCTAATCCACCGGCAGGTTTGGAATTAGAGATTCTAGAAATTGGCCAACTTCCATATTATAACGAAGATTTAGATCAAGGAAATCCTCCTAAGGAATATGTTGATTTCAGGAAAGCCGTGTCCGAATTAGATGCAGTGCTTTTTGTCACTCCAGAATATAATCGTGGGGTATCTGCAGTGCTGAAGAATGCCATAGATGTTGCTTCAAGACCATATGGTAAAAATGTTTGGAATGGTAAACCAGGCGGCGTGATCAGCTCTTCTATTGGAGCAATCGGTGGATTTGGTGCCAATCATCATTTAAGGCAATCATTGGTCTTTATCAATGTGCCAACCATGGCTCAACCGGAAGCCTATATAGGTAATGTTGCAGCAAATTTCGATGAACAAGGAAAATTGGTCAACAAAGATTGTCAGAAATTCTTGGACTCCTTTATGGCAGCCTATAAAGAATGGATTGAAAAATTCTTAAAATAG
- a CDS encoding glycoside hydrolase family 130 protein, whose protein sequence is MSNRLFSIALLFLFVSCISTKPDAAITKDIVWTLGGFERPNAVNPIILPDSTSIFMDPMSDSLVRWEENDTFNPGAVVKDGKVYVLYRAEDKFGIGIGFRTSRLGLAESNDGIHFKRRKEPVLFPNKDSQREYEWPGGLEDPRLAVTEDGTYVVFYTQWNRKMPRLGVATSKDLITWQKHGPIFKNAKYQKVYQEPHKSASIVTTLKDDRLVISKVNGKYFMYWGEHGVSGATSTDLINWEPVLDEEGHLAKFISPREGYFDSALTECGPPAVLTDKGILLLYNGKNHDKKELADPRFNIGTYSAGQVLFSNTDPTHVIQRMDVPFLRPMEEFEKSGQYKDGTVFIQGLTYFKNKWYLYYGCADSRVAVAVYDPTKLTDFDPVPESK, encoded by the coding sequence ATGTCCAATAGATTGTTTTCCATTGCTCTATTGTTTCTTTTTGTCAGCTGCATATCGACCAAACCAGATGCGGCGATAACCAAGGATATTGTCTGGACCTTAGGCGGATTTGAACGGCCCAATGCTGTCAATCCCATTATCCTTCCTGATTCCACTTCTATTTTTATGGATCCGATGAGTGACTCCTTGGTCCGTTGGGAGGAAAATGACACTTTTAACCCTGGCGCTGTCGTGAAAGATGGTAAAGTATATGTTCTGTACCGTGCTGAGGATAAATTTGGTATTGGGATCGGTTTTAGGACTTCCAGATTGGGATTAGCGGAGAGTAATGATGGCATCCACTTTAAGAGACGCAAAGAACCTGTCTTATTTCCGAATAAGGACAGCCAACGCGAATATGAATGGCCAGGAGGTTTGGAAGATCCGCGATTGGCCGTTACAGAAGATGGCACTTATGTCGTGTTCTATACACAGTGGAACAGGAAAATGCCGCGCTTAGGAGTTGCAACTTCCAAAGATTTGATCACTTGGCAAAAGCATGGACCAATATTCAAGAATGCCAAATACCAAAAGGTCTATCAGGAGCCTCATAAATCAGCCTCGATTGTGACCACCCTAAAGGATGACAGATTGGTCATAAGTAAAGTAAATGGCAAATATTTTATGTATTGGGGAGAGCATGGCGTATCTGGAGCAACTTCCACAGACCTGATCAATTGGGAACCAGTATTGGATGAAGAGGGACACCTAGCGAAATTTATTTCTCCTCGTGAAGGGTATTTTGATTCAGCCCTGACCGAATGCGGGCCTCCAGCTGTCCTAACCGATAAGGGTATTTTACTATTGTATAATGGTAAGAACCATGATAAAAAAGAATTAGCAGATCCAAGATTTAATATTGGCACTTACAGTGCAGGGCAGGTGTTATTTTCCAATACCGATCCTACGCATGTCATCCAACGTATGGATGTCCCTTTCCTGAGACCTATGGAAGAATTTGAGAAATCAGGTCAATATAAGGATGGGACAGTATTTATTCAAGGATTGACCTATTTTAAGAATAAATGGTATCTCTATTATGGCTGTGCGGATTCTAGAGTGGCAGTTGCCGTCTATGATCCCACAAAATTAACTGATTTTGATCCAGTACCCGAAAGTAAATAA
- the pdeM gene encoding ligase-associated DNA damage response endonuclease PdeM — protein MAKRLELNGLEIYLLPQKVMYIPKYFMLIISDWHLGKLAHFRKEGLFVPAPNIDEELERMNLLIDDLDIKEIVFLGDLFHSEWNSDWEKLKSHINSISKYSIQFTLTKGNHDILKEKHFQDMNMKIKDEVLLAEGVILSHEPIIGLPDYMFNIVGHIHPGCLIEAGGRQSFRLPCFFIQDKVLTMPAFGKYTGLHLVKKDRNNKIFVIVNDSVLEL, from the coding sequence ATGGCTAAACGCTTAGAGTTAAATGGATTGGAAATTTATCTGTTACCCCAAAAGGTGATGTATATTCCCAAATATTTTATGTTGATCATCTCCGATTGGCACCTCGGTAAATTAGCCCATTTTCGCAAGGAAGGTCTTTTTGTTCCAGCACCAAACATTGATGAAGAGCTGGAAAGGATGAACCTATTGATTGATGACCTTGATATCAAGGAAATCGTTTTCTTAGGGGATCTTTTCCATTCCGAATGGAATTCCGATTGGGAAAAATTAAAATCCCATATAAACAGCATCAGTAAATACTCGATCCAATTTACCCTGACCAAAGGGAACCATGATATCTTGAAGGAAAAGCATTTTCAAGATATGAACATGAAGATCAAGGATGAAGTATTATTAGCTGAAGGAGTGATTCTCTCCCATGAGCCCATAATTGGCTTACCAGATTACATGTTCAATATAGTAGGGCATATTCATCCAGGCTGTCTTATCGAAGCAGGAGGAAGGCAATCTTTTCGACTGCCATGCTTTTTTATTCAGGATAAAGTGCTCACGATGCCGGCATTTGGAAAATACACAGGTTTGCACCTGGTGAAGAAAGATAGAAACAACAAGATTTTCGTCATTGTAAACGATTCTGTACTTGAGCTTTAA
- a CDS encoding ligase-associated DNA damage response DEXH box helicase: protein MSTVKNEFAEVWFFNQGWKAHAFQEHCWEAISNGESGILNAPTGYGKTFAIWFGIIAQYYAKMTNPKASKKKHLHALWITPLRALSKEIHKATNQVSTDLDLDYQIELRTGDTSTSIRQKQRKNPPQALITTPESVHLILATKGGQEYFKNLEFIVVDEWHELLGSKRGVLIELALSRLKAINPNLKIWGISATIGNLEEAKDILLGPGTLGTLIKADIHKKMDIQTVFPDNLEKFPWAGHLGIKLLDKVVDIINNYQTTLIFTNTRSQAEIWYQQIITYYPEFAGLLAIHHGSLSDEVRNWVEESLHEGKLKAVVCTSSLDLGVDFRPVDCVVQVGSPKGIARFLQRAGRSGHRPDATSIIYYVPTNSLEIIEGDSLKFAVKEKIVESRIPYLRSFDVLIQYLMTLAVGDGFYADEILQEVAQTHCFESITQEEFDQCMSLLIHGGSTLQAYDDFHRLVLEEGVYKVTSRKLAMRHRLSIGAIVSDLMMRVKFLSGKYLGSIEESFISKLNIGDVFWFSGRQLELVQIIANDAIVKASEKKKGVVPSWMGGRFAISTDLGIAIRHSFKSIHKTVGISPEIKFLKPLFKEQEQLSALPKEDELLVEYIQTKYGFHLFFYPFEGKLVHEGMAQVVAYRLSLLKPATFSIATNEYGIELLSETDYEIDTQLLKQIFSPQNLHKDINSGINVQEMARRRFRDIAGIAGLIFQGFPGKQMKSKHLQANAGLFFSVFSEYEPSNLLLREAYDEVFDFQLEEGRMQLAFERISKHKIIFSRPSKLTPFAFPIFAESFRERYSNEDWQSRLEKLKNQLLDG from the coding sequence ATGTCTACAGTGAAAAATGAATTTGCGGAAGTATGGTTCTTTAACCAGGGATGGAAGGCGCATGCCTTTCAGGAGCACTGTTGGGAGGCAATTTCCAATGGAGAATCTGGAATACTGAATGCGCCGACTGGCTATGGAAAGACCTTTGCGATCTGGTTTGGGATCATTGCTCAATACTATGCTAAAATGACAAATCCCAAAGCAAGCAAGAAAAAACACCTGCATGCCCTTTGGATTACCCCGTTGCGAGCGCTTTCCAAGGAAATCCATAAAGCGACCAATCAAGTTTCAACTGACTTGGACCTTGATTATCAGATTGAATTGCGGACAGGAGATACTTCCACCAGCATTCGCCAGAAACAGCGAAAAAACCCACCTCAAGCTTTAATTACGACGCCGGAGAGTGTGCATCTGATCCTTGCAACAAAAGGAGGACAGGAATATTTTAAGAATCTGGAGTTCATTGTAGTTGATGAATGGCATGAACTGTTGGGATCCAAGCGAGGTGTGTTAATTGAGCTTGCGCTAAGTCGCTTAAAGGCCATAAATCCTAACCTGAAGATTTGGGGTATATCGGCAACGATCGGTAACCTAGAGGAAGCAAAAGATATACTATTAGGTCCAGGAACCCTTGGAACTCTCATTAAGGCTGATATCCATAAAAAAATGGACATTCAGACGGTCTTTCCGGATAATCTGGAGAAATTTCCTTGGGCTGGCCATTTAGGGATTAAACTATTGGACAAGGTCGTCGATATTATCAATAATTACCAAACAACATTAATTTTCACCAATACAAGGTCGCAGGCCGAAATCTGGTACCAGCAGATTATTACCTATTATCCAGAATTTGCCGGACTGCTGGCCATCCACCATGGCTCATTAAGTGACGAGGTCCGCAATTGGGTAGAGGAGTCCCTGCATGAAGGAAAATTAAAGGCGGTAGTCTGTACGAGCAGCTTGGACCTAGGTGTTGATTTTAGGCCCGTGGACTGCGTAGTCCAAGTTGGATCGCCAAAAGGTATTGCCAGGTTCCTGCAAAGGGCAGGACGCTCGGGCCATAGGCCTGATGCTACCTCTATCATCTATTACGTGCCTACCAATTCCTTAGAGATCATTGAGGGAGATTCCTTGAAATTTGCCGTGAAGGAGAAAATCGTGGAAAGTCGGATTCCCTATTTAAGATCTTTTGATGTTTTGATCCAATATCTCATGACCTTGGCTGTAGGAGATGGATTTTATGCAGATGAAATCCTGCAAGAGGTAGCTCAAACCCATTGTTTTGAATCGATAACCCAAGAGGAATTTGACCAATGCATGTCCTTATTGATCCATGGGGGATCAACCCTTCAAGCGTATGATGATTTCCATCGCTTGGTTTTGGAAGAAGGGGTATACAAGGTGACTTCAAGAAAGTTGGCGATGCGACATCGATTGTCTATAGGTGCCATTGTATCAGATCTGATGATGCGGGTGAAATTCCTTTCTGGAAAATATTTGGGATCCATAGAGGAGTCCTTTATCTCAAAATTGAATATCGGCGATGTTTTTTGGTTTTCCGGTCGGCAGCTGGAGCTGGTTCAGATTATTGCAAATGATGCTATCGTGAAGGCATCTGAAAAGAAAAAAGGTGTGGTACCATCCTGGATGGGTGGGCGATTTGCCATTTCTACAGACCTTGGGATTGCTATTCGACATAGTTTTAAGAGTATCCATAAAACTGTAGGGATAAGTCCAGAAATAAAATTCTTGAAACCATTATTTAAAGAGCAGGAGCAACTCTCGGCCCTTCCGAAAGAAGATGAGCTCTTGGTCGAATATATACAGACCAAGTATGGCTTCCATCTCTTTTTCTATCCATTTGAAGGAAAGCTCGTCCATGAAGGAATGGCTCAGGTTGTGGCCTATCGATTGAGTCTGTTAAAACCTGCAACCTTCTCCATTGCGACAAATGAATATGGGATTGAGCTTCTTTCCGAAACAGATTATGAAATAGACACCCAACTGTTAAAGCAAATTTTCAGTCCACAGAACCTGCACAAGGACATCAATTCTGGAATCAATGTTCAGGAAATGGCAAGAAGGAGGTTTCGGGACATAGCTGGTATTGCAGGACTGATATTTCAGGGTTTTCCAGGAAAGCAGATGAAAAGCAAGCATTTGCAGGCGAATGCCGGGCTGTTTTTTTCTGTTTTTTCTGAATATGAGCCCTCCAATCTTCTGTTACGGGAGGCTTATGATGAAGTTTTTGATTTTCAATTGGAGGAAGGGAGAATGCAGCTTGCCTTTGAACGAATCTCGAAACATAAGATTATTTTTAGTAGACCTTCTAAATTAACTCCCTTTGCGTTCCCTATATTTGCAGAATCTTTTCGAGAGCGCTATTCCAATGAAGATTGGCAAAGTCGATTGGAAAAGCTGAAAAATCAACTATTAGATGGCTAA